Proteins from a genomic interval of Mycolicibacterium grossiae:
- a CDS encoding aldehyde dehydrogenase has translation MTQSTAFRTEWDKLFIGGTWVEPSSTDVIEVHSPATGELVGKVPLAAPADVDAACAAARTAFDEGPWPQMTPHERAEILGRAVSLMEERAEELKFLLAAETGQPPTIVDMMQYGAAMSAFQYYAGAADKFTWRDIRDGIYGQTLVLREPIGVVAAVTAWNVPFFLAANKLGPALIAGCTLVVKPAAETPLSLFAMADIFAEAGLPEGVLSVVPGGPETGRALTANPEIDKYTFTGSSAVGKEIGKIAAERLKPCSLELGGKSAAIILEDADLDSTLPMLVFSGLMNCGQACVGQTRILAPRSRYEEVVEKLSAAVAAMPIGLPDDPGAMIGPLISEKQRERVEGYIRTGVEEGARLVTGGGRPDGLDSGWFVQPTVFADVDNSMTIAQEEIFGPVLAVIPYDTEDDAVRIANDSVYGLAGSVYTTDNAKALQIASRIRTGTYAVNMYAFDPGAPFGGYKNSGIGRENGPEGIEQYTQAKSVLLPFGYTPE, from the coding sequence ATGACGCAGAGCACGGCCTTCCGGACCGAGTGGGACAAGCTGTTCATCGGCGGCACCTGGGTGGAGCCGTCGTCCACCGACGTCATCGAGGTGCACTCGCCGGCGACCGGTGAGCTGGTCGGCAAGGTGCCGCTCGCCGCGCCCGCCGACGTCGACGCCGCCTGCGCGGCCGCACGCACGGCGTTCGACGAGGGGCCGTGGCCGCAGATGACGCCGCACGAGCGGGCCGAGATCCTGGGTCGTGCGGTGTCGCTGATGGAGGAGCGGGCCGAGGAGCTGAAGTTCCTGCTGGCCGCCGAGACGGGTCAGCCGCCGACGATCGTCGACATGATGCAGTACGGCGCGGCCATGTCGGCGTTCCAGTACTACGCCGGTGCGGCCGACAAGTTCACCTGGCGCGACATCCGCGACGGCATCTACGGCCAGACGCTGGTGCTGCGCGAGCCGATCGGCGTCGTCGCGGCCGTCACGGCGTGGAACGTGCCGTTCTTCCTGGCGGCCAACAAGCTGGGCCCGGCGCTGATCGCGGGCTGCACGCTGGTGGTCAAGCCGGCGGCCGAGACGCCGCTGTCGCTGTTCGCGATGGCCGATATCTTCGCCGAGGCCGGCCTGCCCGAGGGCGTGCTGTCCGTGGTGCCGGGCGGGCCGGAGACCGGGCGGGCACTGACGGCCAACCCGGAGATCGACAAGTACACGTTCACCGGGTCGAGCGCCGTGGGCAAGGAGATCGGCAAGATCGCCGCCGAGCGGTTGAAGCCCTGTTCGCTGGAGCTGGGCGGCAAGTCGGCCGCCATCATCCTCGAGGACGCCGACCTCGATTCGACGCTGCCGATGCTGGTGTTCTCCGGCCTGATGAACTGCGGGCAGGCCTGCGTCGGGCAGACCCGCATCCTGGCGCCGCGGTCGCGCTACGAGGAGGTCGTCGAGAAGCTGTCGGCGGCCGTCGCGGCGATGCCGATCGGGCTGCCGGACGATCCGGGCGCCATGATCGGCCCGCTGATCAGTGAGAAGCAGCGCGAGCGCGTCGAGGGCTACATCCGCACCGGCGTCGAGGAGGGCGCGCGGCTGGTGACGGGCGGAGGCCGGCCGGACGGGCTGGACAGCGGCTGGTTCGTGCAGCCGACGGTGTTCGCCGATGTCGACAACTCGATGACCATCGCCCAGGAGGAGATCTTCGGCCCGGTGCTGGCGGTGATTCCGTACGACACCGAGGACGACGCGGTGCGCATCGCCAACGACTCGGTCTACGGGCTGGCCGGCAGCGTGTACACCACCGACAACGCGAAGGCGTTGCAGATCGCGTCGCGGATTCGCACCGGGACCTACGCGGTGAACATGTACGCCTTCGACCCCGGTGCGCCGTTCGGCGGGTACAAGAACTCGGGCATCGGCCGGGAGAACGGCCCCGAGGGCATCGAGCAGTACACCCAGGCCAAGAGCGTGCTGCTGCCCTTCGGGTACACGCCGGAGTAA
- a CDS encoding acyl-CoA carboxylase subunit beta: MSEQHADQPDALREDHRELLRRRALTEDAARPDAVERRHARGGRTARENLADLVDAGSFVEYGRFAIAAQRQRRDVDDLIARTPADGLIAGTARINGDQFGPERSACAVLSYDYTVLAGTQGALGHHKKDRLFDLIERMHLPTVFFAEGGGGRPGDTDYPVVSSLDVRAFALWAKLSGLVPRIAIVKGRCFAGNAVIAGCSDLIVATEDASIGMGGPAMIAGGGLGDVHPDEVGPIAVQSPNGVVDVVTADEAHAVAVTKTLLGYFQGATAPGDAPDQTALRTAVPERARRAYRVTPIVETLCDAGSVTFLREKFAPEMVTALGRIGGRPVGVIANNTLVMAGAITARAADKAARFLQLCESFGLPVISLIDCPGYMVGPAAEAEGLVRRGSRLLLAGAALTVPLIAVVLRRGYGLGAQAMAGGSLREPLLTVAWPGAHLGPMGLEGAVRLGLRKEIEAIDDETAREDFVRQATAAAQDNAKALNAAMLFEIDDVIDPAETRGRILDTLIAAGTPQRDTRPRRFVDSW; encoded by the coding sequence ATGAGCGAGCAGCATGCCGACCAGCCGGACGCCCTTCGCGAGGACCACCGGGAACTGCTGCGCCGCCGCGCGCTCACCGAGGACGCCGCCCGGCCCGACGCCGTCGAGCGCCGGCACGCGAGAGGCGGCCGCACCGCACGGGAGAACCTCGCCGACCTCGTCGACGCCGGTTCCTTCGTCGAGTACGGCCGCTTCGCCATCGCCGCGCAACGGCAGCGGCGCGACGTCGACGACCTCATTGCCCGCACGCCCGCCGACGGACTCATCGCGGGCACGGCCCGCATCAACGGCGACCAGTTCGGCCCCGAACGCAGCGCCTGCGCCGTCCTGTCCTACGACTACACCGTCCTCGCGGGCACTCAGGGCGCCCTCGGCCACCACAAGAAGGACCGGCTCTTCGACCTCATCGAGCGGATGCACCTGCCCACGGTGTTCTTCGCCGAGGGCGGCGGCGGGCGCCCCGGCGACACCGACTACCCCGTCGTCTCCTCGCTCGACGTCCGGGCGTTCGCGCTGTGGGCCAAGCTCTCCGGCCTCGTCCCCCGCATCGCGATCGTGAAGGGCCGGTGCTTCGCCGGCAACGCCGTCATCGCCGGGTGCTCCGACCTGATCGTCGCCACCGAGGACGCCTCGATCGGCATGGGTGGCCCCGCGATGATCGCCGGTGGCGGCCTCGGCGACGTCCATCCCGACGAGGTGGGCCCCATCGCGGTGCAGTCCCCGAACGGCGTCGTCGACGTGGTCACCGCCGACGAAGCGCACGCCGTCGCCGTCACCAAGACGCTCCTCGGCTACTTCCAGGGCGCCACCGCACCGGGCGACGCACCCGACCAGACCGCCCTGCGCACCGCCGTCCCGGAACGCGCCCGTCGCGCCTACCGGGTCACCCCGATCGTCGAAACCCTCTGTGACGCTGGCTCGGTCACGTTCCTGCGGGAGAAGTTCGCACCCGAGATGGTCACCGCGCTGGGCCGCATCGGCGGGCGACCGGTGGGCGTCATCGCCAACAACACGCTCGTCATGGCCGGCGCCATCACCGCGCGCGCCGCGGACAAGGCCGCACGCTTCCTGCAGCTGTGCGAGTCGTTCGGGCTGCCGGTGATCTCGCTGATCGACTGCCCGGGCTACATGGTCGGCCCGGCCGCTGAAGCCGAGGGCCTGGTCCGCCGTGGCTCGCGCCTGCTGCTGGCCGGAGCGGCGTTGACGGTGCCCCTCATCGCCGTCGTGCTGCGCCGCGGCTACGGCCTGGGCGCGCAGGCGATGGCCGGCGGCAGCCTTCGCGAACCCCTGCTCACCGTGGCCTGGCCCGGCGCGCACCTCGGCCCGATGGGGCTCGAAGGCGCCGTCCGGCTGGGCCTGCGCAAGGAAATCGAGGCCATCGACGACGAGACCGCCCGCGAGGACTTCGTCCGGCAGGCCACCGCGGCGGCTCAGGACAACGCGAAGGCGCTCAACGCCGCCATGCTGTTCGAGATCGACGACGTCATCGACCCCGCCGAGACCCGCGGTCGCATCCTCGACACCCTCATCGCCGCGGGCACCCCGCAGCGGGACACCAGACCGCGGCGCTTCGTCGACAGCTGGTGA
- a CDS encoding LysR family transcriptional regulator → MELRQLEYFMAVADEMSFTRAAARVHVVQSALSTSIKKLEDELAVQLFDRSRQRIRLTPAGEHLREHARQLLKAARLAKDSLTDYRGHLTGTVEFGSLVTFGTLDVAKVLGDFHAAHPYVRIRLQLSQVGSSAYMTSIADGSLDLALVSAPHRIPAGIDTQVLVEEEMVFACRADHPLAGRPHVRVEDLAEENLVGFPVGFGIRRLVDDAFGAAGITPRTPYEVPADYTVSAALVRNGLGTSFMPVSEVARFGDLVGISLAEPLRWRIHLARPLADHISPAAARLADMLCAAAGAAGGVR, encoded by the coding sequence ATGGAGCTGCGCCAGCTGGAGTACTTCATGGCCGTGGCCGACGAGATGAGCTTCACGCGCGCCGCCGCGCGGGTGCACGTCGTGCAATCGGCGCTATCGACGTCGATCAAGAAGCTCGAGGACGAGCTGGCAGTGCAGCTGTTCGACCGCTCACGGCAACGAATCCGGCTCACCCCGGCCGGCGAGCACCTGCGCGAGCACGCGCGGCAGCTGCTGAAGGCCGCCCGGCTGGCGAAGGACTCGCTCACCGACTACCGCGGCCACCTCACGGGCACGGTGGAATTCGGCTCGCTGGTCACCTTCGGCACGCTCGACGTCGCCAAGGTGCTCGGCGACTTCCATGCCGCCCATCCGTACGTGCGCATCCGGTTGCAGCTCAGCCAGGTCGGCTCCTCTGCCTACATGACGTCGATCGCCGACGGGTCGCTGGATCTTGCATTGGTGTCCGCACCGCACCGCATCCCGGCCGGCATCGACACGCAGGTGCTCGTCGAGGAGGAGATGGTGTTCGCGTGCCGCGCCGACCATCCCCTGGCCGGCCGGCCGCACGTGCGCGTCGAGGATCTCGCCGAGGAGAACCTGGTCGGCTTTCCGGTCGGCTTCGGCATCCGACGCTTGGTGGACGACGCCTTCGGTGCCGCGGGCATCACGCCACGCACGCCGTACGAGGTGCCGGCCGACTACACCGTGTCCGCGGCGCTGGTTCGCAACGGACTCGGGACGTCGTTCATGCCGGTCAGCGAGGTCGCGCGGTTCGGTGACCTGGTCGGCATCTCACTGGCCGAACCGCTCCGGTGGCGGATCCACCTGGCGCGACCGCTGGCCGATCACATCAGCCCGGCGGCCGCGCGGCTGGCGGACATGCTGTGCGCCGCGGCGGGGGCTGCCGGCGGCGTCAGGTGA
- a CDS encoding MarR family winged helix-turn-helix transcriptional regulator, whose amino-acid sequence MAATTTTDVDPLALEQQVCFALAVTNRAVLSVYRPLLEPLGLTHPQYLVMLALWDHAKTDAGQPLSVKQIAAALQLDSATLSPMLKRLESLGFVTRGRSATDERTIRVELTPSGADLRDRALEIPPTVVRRLGVDLAELDDLRRVLTRINAAALAAGALDS is encoded by the coding sequence ATGGCCGCAACCACCACGACGGACGTCGACCCGCTGGCGCTCGAGCAGCAGGTCTGCTTCGCGCTGGCGGTGACGAATCGCGCGGTGTTGTCGGTGTACCGGCCGCTGCTGGAGCCGCTGGGGCTGACCCACCCGCAGTACCTGGTGATGCTGGCGCTCTGGGATCACGCGAAGACCGATGCGGGACAACCGTTGTCGGTCAAGCAGATCGCCGCGGCACTACAGCTGGACTCGGCGACACTGTCGCCGATGCTCAAGCGTCTGGAGTCCCTCGGATTCGTTACCCGCGGCCGGAGCGCGACCGACGAGCGCACCATCCGCGTCGAGCTGACGCCGTCCGGCGCCGACCTGCGCGACCGGGCGCTGGAGATCCCACCCACGGTGGTGCGGCGGCTCGGCGTCGACCTCGCCGAACTCGACGACCTGCGTCGCGTCCTCACCCGCATCAACGCCGCGGCGCTGGCCGCCGGCGCCCTCGACTCGTGA
- a CDS encoding Rieske (2Fe-2S) protein has protein sequence MTGLRNSPHERGVDTPSLIPPVLHDHPVRAQGRRLVAVDDLDERRVTEVDTGEHGVLAVGLTPDGTPFAVSNLCRHQFAKLGRGRVTEDGCLQCPWHRADYDVHSGAMTNGPKGRIFGFKPYSSTFKAVGNVLKLRRYDVEVRDGAIWLT, from the coding sequence ATGACCGGACTCCGCAACAGCCCCCACGAGCGCGGCGTCGACACGCCCAGCCTGATTCCCCCCGTCCTGCACGATCATCCCGTCCGTGCGCAGGGCCGCCGCCTGGTGGCCGTCGACGACCTCGACGAGCGTCGCGTCACCGAGGTCGACACCGGCGAGCACGGCGTGCTGGCCGTCGGCCTGACCCCGGACGGCACGCCGTTCGCGGTGAGCAACCTGTGCCGCCATCAGTTCGCCAAACTGGGTCGTGGCCGCGTCACCGAGGACGGTTGCCTCCAATGCCCCTGGCACCGTGCCGATTACGACGTCCACAGCGGCGCGATGACGAACGGACCCAAGGGGCGCATCTTCGGCTTCAAGCCGTACTCGTCGACGTTCAAGGCCGTCGGCAACGTCCTCAAACTGCGCCGCTACGACGTCGAGGTCCGCGACGGCGCCATCTGGCTCACCTGA
- a CDS encoding NAD-dependent epimerase/dehydratase family protein, translated as MRIVITGASGNVGTAVLRRLRQMDPAPDLVGVVRRPPKPVGDYAGVTWHGLDLAEPSAASELRDVFDGADAVVHLAWGFQPTRNTEYLTRLGVGGTSAVLKAAHAAKVGQLLHMSSVGTYAGGRYGQRVDESWPTTGIPSSAYSRDKSAAEEVLDSYEREYGDEGVPITRMRPGFIVQRAAASGLMRYALPGYVPMGIVPLLPVLPIDRKLRIPLIHADDVADAFARAIERRTPGPFNLAAEPPMSREDVAKVLHAKPVHVPSGLLGRLVDVSYALRAQPIDRGWLDLAFSVPLLDCTRARDELAWQPRWSATEALADVLKGVAEQAHTDSPPLRRRSMLEQLRRDLTKGLMTTRPLP; from the coding sequence ATGCGCATCGTCATCACCGGAGCGTCCGGCAACGTGGGCACGGCCGTCCTGCGCCGACTGCGCCAGATGGATCCCGCCCCCGACCTGGTCGGCGTGGTCCGGCGGCCCCCCAAGCCCGTCGGGGACTACGCCGGCGTCACCTGGCACGGCCTGGACCTCGCCGAGCCCTCGGCGGCGAGCGAACTGCGCGACGTCTTCGACGGCGCCGACGCCGTCGTCCACCTCGCGTGGGGCTTCCAACCCACCCGCAACACCGAGTACCTCACGCGTCTCGGCGTCGGCGGTACCTCGGCCGTGCTGAAGGCCGCGCACGCCGCGAAAGTGGGCCAGCTGCTGCACATGTCGTCGGTCGGCACCTACGCCGGCGGACGCTACGGCCAGCGGGTGGACGAGTCCTGGCCGACGACGGGCATCCCGTCCTCGGCCTACAGCCGCGACAAGTCGGCCGCCGAGGAGGTGCTCGACTCCTATGAGCGCGAGTACGGCGACGAGGGCGTGCCGATCACCCGCATGCGGCCCGGCTTCATCGTGCAGCGCGCCGCCGCCAGCGGTCTCATGCGCTACGCGCTCCCGGGTTACGTCCCCATGGGGATCGTCCCGCTGCTGCCGGTCCTGCCGATCGACCGCAAGCTGCGCATCCCGCTGATCCACGCCGACGACGTCGCCGACGCCTTCGCCCGCGCGATCGAGCGCCGGACACCGGGACCGTTCAACCTCGCCGCTGAGCCGCCGATGAGCCGCGAGGACGTGGCGAAGGTGCTGCACGCCAAGCCCGTTCACGTGCCGTCGGGTCTGCTCGGCCGGCTCGTCGACGTCAGCTACGCGCTGCGCGCCCAGCCCATCGACCGTGGCTGGCTCGACCTGGCGTTCAGCGTCCCGCTGCTCGATTGCACGCGCGCCCGCGACGAATTGGCCTGGCAGCCTCGCTGGAGTGCCACCGAGGCCCTTGCCGACGTGTTGAAGGGCGTCGCCGAGCAGGCGCACACCGACAGCCCGCCGCTGCGCCGCCGGTCGATGCTCGAGCAGCTGCGCCGCGACCTGACCAAGGGGCTGATGACCACCCGGCCGTTGCCGTAG
- a CDS encoding alpha/beta hydrolase — protein MGIDSLIPHPTEVVLAATRFYSGLPVVGKHLEPFAGLTAMAMWGGHYASPAVKAAVTRRIAPAQAASVGDDVISTSRIPPYLSFRGQRRRCLHRSGVRYGNHPSQVLDVWRRPDLPPDAPVLLFVPGGAWVQGTRVLQGHTLLDHLVKQGWVCLTMDYRVSPVHAWPRHIADVNAAIAWARANVDRFGGNRDFVALAGCSAGGHMAALAGLTPGDERFRGELTEDADTSVDAVVGIYGRYDWQDRSTPARRSFQTFLERVVVRRKQSEHPDVFEAASPMARVHAGAPPFYLIHGEQDTIIPVGEAHAFRDRLREVSRNPVGYYEVPRAGHAFDLVDTSHARRCAVEVAKFLNETHERRTHVAAVAAG, from the coding sequence ATGGGCATCGACTCGCTGATCCCGCACCCCACCGAAGTCGTGCTGGCCGCGACCCGCTTCTACTCCGGCCTTCCCGTCGTGGGCAAGCACCTCGAACCGTTCGCGGGCCTGACCGCGATGGCGATGTGGGGTGGCCACTACGCATCGCCCGCGGTCAAGGCCGCCGTCACCCGCCGCATCGCGCCCGCGCAGGCCGCGTCGGTCGGCGACGACGTGATCTCGACGAGCCGCATCCCGCCGTACCTCAGCTTCCGCGGGCAGCGCCGGCGGTGCCTGCACCGCAGCGGCGTGCGCTACGGCAACCACCCGTCGCAGGTGCTCGACGTGTGGCGCCGCCCCGACCTGCCGCCGGACGCGCCGGTGTTGCTGTTCGTCCCCGGCGGCGCCTGGGTGCAGGGCACCCGCGTCTTGCAGGGTCACACCCTGCTCGACCACCTGGTCAAGCAGGGCTGGGTCTGCCTCACCATGGACTACCGGGTGTCACCGGTGCACGCCTGGCCACGCCACATCGCCGACGTCAACGCGGCAATCGCCTGGGCGCGGGCCAACGTCGACCGCTTCGGCGGCAACCGCGACTTCGTGGCGCTCGCCGGGTGTTCCGCCGGTGGCCACATGGCCGCACTGGCCGGCCTGACCCCGGGCGACGAGCGCTTCCGCGGCGAGCTGACCGAGGACGCCGACACGTCGGTGGACGCCGTCGTCGGGATCTACGGCCGCTACGACTGGCAGGACCGCTCCACCCCGGCGCGACGCAGCTTCCAGACGTTCCTGGAGCGAGTCGTCGTGCGGCGCAAGCAGTCCGAGCACCCCGACGTGTTCGAGGCCGCATCACCCATGGCGCGGGTGCACGCCGGCGCGCCGCCGTTCTACCTCATCCACGGCGAGCAGGACACCATCATCCCGGTCGGCGAGGCGCACGCCTTCCGCGACCGGCTGCGGGAGGTGTCGCGCAACCCGGTCGGCTACTACGAGGTTCCGCGGGCCGGACACGCCTTCGACCTCGTCGACACCTCGCATGCGCGCCGCTGCGCCGTCGAGGTCGCCAAGTTCCTCAACGAGACGCACGAGCGCCGCACGCACGTCGCGGCGGTCGCCGCGGGGTAG
- a CDS encoding DUF5313 domain-containing protein: protein MAAQPADKPNLWQYVTYSYGRRLPSSMHRWVAEDLAGQGSVRRHMIRMAIPPLLVLGPLWLIPASFYVHLEMTAPIYIWAILMALALNKVWRRHRLAQHGLDPNLVDVIKRKRDAHIHEDYARRFGPRPDEAKWQQNSSPF from the coding sequence ATGGCCGCCCAACCGGCCGACAAGCCGAATCTCTGGCAGTACGTGACGTATTCGTACGGTCGCCGGCTGCCGTCGTCGATGCACCGCTGGGTGGCCGAGGATCTGGCCGGACAGGGTTCGGTGCGCAGGCACATGATCCGGATGGCGATCCCGCCGCTGCTCGTGCTGGGGCCGCTGTGGCTGATCCCGGCGTCGTTCTACGTGCACCTCGAGATGACGGCGCCGATCTACATCTGGGCGATCCTCATGGCGCTGGCGCTCAACAAGGTGTGGCGCCGGCACCGGCTGGCTCAGCACGGGCTCGACCCGAACCTGGTCGACGTCATCAAGCGCAAGCGCGACGCCCACATCCACGAGGACTACGCCCGCCGCTTCGGTCCCCGGCCCGACGAGGCCAAGTGGCAGCAGAACAGCAGTCCGTTCTAG
- a CDS encoding alpha/beta fold hydrolase, protein MFSRRGFGTALGLAAAAMAAGSACARSSFAGTGGHTAFRNYRQVGAGVLDVGYAEDGPADGTPVLLLHGWPYDIHAYVDVAPLLAERGFRVIVPYLRGFGATRFTSSTTVRNGQQAAVASDVVALLDALDTPDAVLAGFDWGARSADVVAALWPHRVRALVSVSGYLVVDRVANQAPLPPQAELGWWYQYYFATDRGERGYRQNTRDFNRLIWRNASPKWTFDDATYARSAAAFDNPDHVDVVVHNYRWRLNLAPGEPQYDDLERRLAARPTIGVPTITIGSDFDGPTKDGAAYRGQFTGRYAHRVLDGIGHDVPQEAPRQFADAVVDATRL, encoded by the coding sequence GTGTTCAGCAGGCGAGGCTTCGGCACGGCACTCGGGCTGGCCGCCGCCGCCATGGCCGCCGGATCCGCCTGTGCGAGATCTTCTTTCGCTGGCACCGGCGGACACACGGCATTCCGGAACTACCGACAGGTCGGCGCGGGCGTGCTGGACGTCGGGTACGCCGAGGACGGGCCGGCCGACGGCACGCCGGTGCTCCTGCTGCACGGGTGGCCCTACGACATCCACGCCTACGTCGACGTGGCGCCGCTGCTCGCCGAGCGCGGCTTCCGGGTGATCGTGCCGTACCTGCGCGGCTTCGGCGCGACGCGGTTCACCTCGTCGACCACCGTGCGCAACGGGCAGCAGGCCGCGGTCGCGAGTGACGTCGTCGCCCTGCTGGACGCCCTCGACACCCCCGACGCAGTGCTCGCCGGATTCGACTGGGGCGCACGGTCGGCCGACGTCGTCGCGGCGCTGTGGCCGCACCGTGTCCGTGCGCTGGTGTCGGTCAGCGGCTACCTCGTCGTGGACCGGGTCGCCAACCAGGCGCCGCTGCCCCCGCAGGCCGAACTCGGCTGGTGGTACCAGTACTACTTCGCCACCGACCGCGGCGAGCGCGGCTACCGGCAGAACACCCGCGACTTCAACCGGCTCATCTGGCGCAACGCCTCACCGAAGTGGACCTTCGACGACGCCACCTACGCGCGCAGCGCCGCCGCGTTCGACAATCCGGACCACGTCGACGTCGTCGTCCACAACTACCGCTGGCGACTGAATCTCGCACCGGGCGAGCCGCAGTACGACGACCTCGAACGTCGGCTCGCGGCCCGGCCCACGATCGGGGTGCCGACCATCACCATCGGCAGCGACTTCGACGGCCCGACCAAGGACGGCGCGGCGTACCGGGGGCAGTTCACCGGCCGGTACGCCCACCGCGTGCTCGACGGCATCGGTCACGACGTCCCGCAGGAGGCGCCCCGGCAGTTCGCCGACGCCGTCGTCGACGCCACCCGCCTCTAG
- a CDS encoding sigma-70 family RNA polymerase sigma factor: MVIVSPTAPSPMTAAEFAAGVAPLLPELRRAARRYATTPHDADDLLQETLTRAWAGRGTFDGGAHLRAWLFRILVNTWISGHRRVERRPREALTETFDDVAAAVLPTQPSAEFQAMRRLPDERLRAALASLPETLRTAMYYAAIEELPYRDIADLEGIPVGTVMSRVHRARLRLRAALAVA, from the coding sequence ATGGTCATCGTGAGTCCCACTGCCCCGTCGCCGATGACCGCCGCCGAGTTCGCCGCCGGCGTCGCGCCGCTGCTGCCGGAGCTGCGCCGCGCAGCGCGACGGTACGCCACCACTCCGCACGATGCGGACGACCTGCTGCAGGAGACGCTCACCCGGGCGTGGGCCGGGCGCGGGACGTTCGACGGCGGTGCCCATCTGCGCGCCTGGCTGTTCCGCATCCTGGTCAACACGTGGATCAGCGGGCACCGGCGCGTCGAGCGGCGGCCCCGCGAGGCGCTCACCGAGACGTTCGACGACGTGGCCGCCGCGGTCCTGCCGACACAGCCGTCGGCCGAGTTCCAGGCGATGCGCCGCCTGCCCGACGAGCGCCTCCGCGCCGCACTGGCCTCGCTGCCCGAGACGTTGCGGACGGCGATGTACTACGCGGCGATCGAGGAGCTGCCGTACCGGGACATCGCCGATCTCGAGGGCATCCCCGTCGGCACGGTCATGTCGCGCGTGCACCGCGCCCGGCTCCGGCTGCGCGCCGCCCTCGCCGTCGCCTGA
- a CDS encoding flavin-containing monooxygenase → MADGERVLVVGAGPCGLAIARQLRHDQGIDALVVDRADAPASSWRRIYEGFRLNTCGYWSHLPGQTIPRRYGRWPRRDDMVSYFDDYVRRQGLRIAFGENVIRIDPDGERWQVTTDGETRFAAAVVVATGNYHTPAIPPWPGMDGFTGDVLHSADYRSPWPWRGRDVLVVGSGNSAVDIVLQLSAGTGADAVAGRVRMSVRTPPHLVPRSAAGIPVDAFSPLFDGLPVPVLDHAGALLRRVWFRDSTAAGLPAPEQGMYTALREDRKVPTLADELVPRIRDGAIEVVGAVESFDAQRVVLADGRSVTPDVVIAATGYRTGLEPMVGHLGVLDPDGHPEVDGLPGAAPGLWFAGYDEPLIGPLKSFRRQATPIARDVARFLGAAA, encoded by the coding sequence ATGGCCGACGGCGAACGGGTCCTCGTCGTCGGTGCGGGACCGTGCGGCCTCGCGATCGCGCGGCAGCTCCGGCACGACCAGGGTATCGACGCGCTCGTCGTCGACCGCGCGGATGCGCCAGCCTCGTCATGGCGACGGATCTACGAGGGCTTCCGGTTGAACACCTGCGGCTACTGGTCGCACCTCCCCGGGCAGACCATCCCGCGCCGATACGGTCGGTGGCCGCGCCGCGACGACATGGTGTCGTACTTCGATGACTACGTCCGGCGCCAAGGGTTGCGGATCGCGTTCGGCGAGAACGTGATACGGATCGATCCGGACGGCGAGCGTTGGCAGGTGACCACCGACGGCGAGACCCGGTTCGCCGCGGCCGTCGTCGTCGCCACCGGCAACTACCACACCCCGGCCATCCCACCGTGGCCCGGGATGGACGGCTTCACCGGCGACGTGCTGCACTCCGCGGACTACCGCAGCCCGTGGCCGTGGCGCGGCCGCGACGTGCTGGTCGTCGGCTCCGGCAACTCCGCGGTGGACATCGTGCTGCAGCTCAGCGCCGGCACGGGGGCGGATGCCGTGGCCGGCCGGGTCCGGATGTCGGTGCGCACCCCGCCCCACCTGGTGCCCCGTTCGGCCGCCGGAATCCCCGTCGACGCGTTCAGCCCGCTGTTCGACGGCCTGCCCGTCCCCGTCCTCGACCATGCCGGAGCGCTGTTGCGACGGGTGTGGTTCCGCGACTCGACCGCCGCCGGGCTGCCCGCGCCCGAGCAGGGCATGTACACCGCGCTGCGCGAGGACCGCAAGGTGCCGACGTTGGCCGACGAGCTGGTGCCGCGCATCCGCGACGGCGCCATCGAGGTGGTGGGCGCCGTCGAATCGTTCGACGCCCAGCGCGTCGTCCTCGCCGACGGCCGTTCGGTGACGCCCGACGTCGTGATCGCCGCGACGGGTTACCGCACCGGCCTCGAGCCCATGGTGGGCCACCTCGGCGTGCTGGACCCCGATGGTCATCCCGAGGTCGACGGGCTGCCCGGTGCGGCGCCGGGACTGTGGTTCGCCGGATACGACGAGCCGCTGATCGGACCGCTCAAGTCCTTCCGGCGGCAGGCCACGCCGATTGCACGCGACGTCGCACGGTTCTTGGGCGCCGCCGCCTAG